AAGTTAAAAGAATTGGCTCTATAAGACATCCATGTATTGTTCCATTTCGAGCATACTATTGGGGACCAAGAGAACAAGAGAGGCTTCTTTTAGCAGATTACGTACGGGGAGATAGCTTGGCCCTTCACCTTTATGGTAAGAACTCTGAAAAccttattttttaatctctgaTAGCTATATCTCTGAGGTTTCTCTTTGTAAATTTTCTCATTCCTCCTGTGTTGATGAAATTATCTCATCATATATTTGGTTCTTTCAATACCATGGAAATTAAGCATGTTTAAAGAATGGGGCTTCTCTTGCCATGGTGATTTTCTTATGCtttgtttagtatatttttgttAGTCTTGGTAGGGTTAGTGAAAGTCTACATCAAACATGGGACTTGATAGCTGAGCTACCTTCAAGCAGTTCACTTAGCTTTATGGCCTTTTATCTGACCAGTGTGCTGTGATGGATAGTATTATCGGCAAACACTCACCAAGTTAATTTTCTTGTAATAAACACTTAGTGggtaggttttttctttttaacttttgttGTTGCAGTAAATGCCAATATCTGAGATGTGCAATTGtacgtatttttattttttattttgtgattggtaaataagaattttattgatgatagaATGTAGGGAAATTGAACATAATATTATAGGACAAAGGATAAAGCTTTCCTCCAACCCATTTATAAAGATGACATGTGTCCTTTGAGCATGTGGTATGCACATGCTTTTTTAAAAGTCCAAGTTAAAAAAGTGACATGTATCCCTTCATTAAAAAAGCATGTGCTTGTCACATGCTTAAGGGACACGTGGCAGTTTTTTATATGGTTGGGAGGAAACTTCGTTGATGGAAAATTGTGTtgcattaatatattataaatacctAGATGAGAACTTCTGATTTCAACATATCAATAGATGTATCTACTCCCGATCTGAATTTCAGATCCACTTCTCTGATGTTAAAGTGAAGTGAGGTGCTGTGTCCCATTCTAAGTGTACATAGTCATTATTGCCTCATTAAGCTCACATTGAGTCATGGTTGGTTTTTATCAGAACACATCTTATGTTTGGAGGATAAATGTTCCAGAATATGGTGTTTGCATGCATGGTTGAGTATGGGTATCATAATATCAACCCTCATAATTATCTATCATGTCTCCTAGAAATTGGCGTCCTGTATTCTATTTTAATTATGCTTGCTGTCCTGTCTATGAATGAGGCTTACCATCAGATTATTGGAAGCTTTACTTGGAAAgtataattaacattttttttggtaattaatAAGAAATCTTATTGactagtaaataggcatagcctcaAGTACACAGAAAGTATTCAAGACAAAATACCTAACTAGAAGCTAGGAACTAGAAAAAGCTAAAAGCTAGTCATGAAAAAGTATAATTAACATTACACACGAGTTTTGGATATCACCTCCCTCTGGGCTATCCATCTTTCTGCAGATGGAGAAATAGGATTCAATGCATAATGTTGCTTTGTGAATGAACTTGTAGTGCTTGGCTGTGCATAGAGCTTTTGCCACAAGACAAACAATTATAACCTAGAGAGATCAATTTGCCGTTGGAAATGTTTGTCACAAGAACAATTTACCTATATTTGGTATGGCTTTAGATTCAAACCTATATCTGAGAAAATTCACCAGGGTAAGTTCAGGCAGATAATGAATAAATGTTCAGTAGCAACAATAGAATGATGCAGACGCATATGTGATTTTGAACTTGTTCTTTCAGACATGTCAACTGCTTGATGATTTGGCCAGTAAAGTCTAGTGCTTAACAGAGCTGCTGTTGTAAGTTTGTAACAGGGCTAACTggtacttttatttatttgtttttttaaaaataaatgagctAGCTTTCTGCAAGCTTTAGTTTTTGGGGTGCCCTTGGCTTCTGCCCTTTTTAGGAGCATTAGAGAACAGAGCGCATTGGGTTTCAGACCTACCATAGTCGGGCAATCTTGATTTACTTGTGTATGCAGTAGTATTTGACACACAATGAGCTCTCTCTTAGTTTTTGAATATGTTACTTTTTTCAATGCAGAAACTACACCTCGTCGATACTCCCCATTATCATTCAGTCAAAGACTAAAGATTGCCATGGATGTTGCTCGCTGCCTGTTATACCTTCATGATAGAGGTCTGCCACATGGAAATCTGAAACCAACAAATATACTCCTGGAAGGTCCTGATTACAATGCCCGCCTTACTGATTATGGTCTTCACAGGCTTATGACATCAGGTGGCATTGCGGAGCAAATATTAAATCTTGGAGCACTTGGATACTGTGCTCCAGAACTTGCTACTGCTGTTAAACCAGTCCTGTCATTCAAGGCAGATGTCTATGCACTTGGAGTGATTATAATGGAATTGTTAACCCGGAGAAGTGCTGGTGACATAATATCAGGTCAGTCGGGAGCTGTTGATCTTACAGATTGGGTTCGACTATGCGATCAGGAAGGACGGAGAATGGATTGTGTCGACAGAGACATTACACATGGGGAAGAAACTTCAAATGCAATGGATGAATTGCTCGGAGTCTCGATCAGATGTATTCTCCCTGTAAATGAGAGGCCTAACATCAGACAAGTCTTGGACGATCTCTCTTctatatctgtttgaaaatttttgtacATGCGTCTTGGAATTAGTTTTTTTGGTTCCTTGACACCACCTCCCCTCCAATGTCTCTCTTAATTCTTTTCTCCTTAATTGGTTTCAAGCCTTGTGATTTTGGGCTAATGATCaaattcttttgttattttgaaaatcttcttGTAAAGAGACCTGCATCCGTTGATTATTTGACAGTCAGTGCTTGGGTTTGATCTAAATTGAGAAGTTTTTGATTCTTTTGGGTTCTCAACATGTTATTTTTTGACAGGTATAGCATAGTTCGCAGCGTGAAAGGGAATATTTGCCCTTTTTATTCCCCCCCACTTGTAGTATTTTTTCAGGTGTTATTTGCTGATGTATAGACTCTGGTAAGGGAAACAAGCAAtttcattctcatttttgtttgaaaaccGGTGTGATTTGGAGAATATGACGGCGTTTTACACGCAAAGAGATTAAAAATAACGTATAACGTGATGTTCCCGAATTTCTAGGGTTGGAGCCTAAGAGGTGCTACTGCTAAAGCCCCACAAAATCTTCTCTTTTGCTTGCGTAAAGAAAGTAAAGCAAATTCTGCCATCGGTAGTTTCAACCTATAAAAAAGATGCTTTAATAATTTGTCAATTCACAGAAATAACTCTCTCTCAAGAAGAGGACTGAGGACCTTCTAGCTCTCTCTTACAATCTAAAAAATAAGACTTTAATGGGTTGTGTGCGGCAAGTTGTTGGTTTGGACTCGCTGGAAGAAACATTTACATCCACTATCACTTGATCATTGGTTAAGGAAAGCTGGAATATAGAGTAACAATTAAAAACAATGACAAATTATTGGCAAGGGGCCATTATGGGTGGTGGCAGCGTGTGTAGGCCACACGCCACAACTAAAGTAAAGAGTACAGCCGGATTTGAAAGATTTAATGTTGTTGGTCTTGAAACTGCCTTGTGTGGAAGCAAAGAACTCTCTGAAGCGTGGTGGTGTGTGAATCTTACACGCGGCATAAGTTGCACGTGAGGTGTACATGCCGCATATATGAGTGGATTTCTTCCACCATCTAGATGATCGGCATTTGGAGAAGCTGATGGAGGGGTGTGTGCTGGCCATATATTGCATGAAAACAGTAGATCGACAAGTGACAGtgctaatgaaaaaaaaaaaactagaaaaccaACCGAAAATAGACAAGGTTGTGGCCAACGAGGAAGGGAGATGGGTGGAGCCGAAGCACTAACCCCCCTTCCCATGGTGAACGGGAAAGCTTCTTGGGTAAGGCGATGGGGAGTCTTGGCtggagagaaaatagagagagagactagTGTTTAGTTCCTTCTTAATGATATTTTGCCTTGATTATTCAAATCATCCACtctctttcatttcattaataataaataattaaataatatataattgataTTAAAATGGTTAAATTAaaggatatatatacatatatatatatttattcttaaGTAATTTTCATATGAGAGCCTTATAGTTTCttattaaatttctttctaGCTTCATAACTATCGGATTCACAAAGTTCACTAAATTTTGAGAAACTTCAAGAGCCTATAATTATTACTCTTGATGATAAAGTTACTTTgtcacacacacgcacacatatatataatatatatatatatatatatatatatatatgtaggacGTTGCTACGTCCAAAAATGACGGATCAattaacatctttttttttatttttttttaattctttcaccattttttaaaattatttagacatttttcttaaaaaaaaaatatcacatattcatttaaaaacacttaattaatcactaagtaaaaaataattttaaaaaaatttcgtTTACGGAAATTCTATGTGAAACTAgtgttttccatatatatatatatatatatatattttactctaCATTCAAgcaaaatttgtaaatatattccGTAAAACTGAATGGACTGCGAGCTGACACGTTGTGGTGGACACTTGTGGGTAAGAGTATTTTCTCGGTTCATTCCTTTTATAAGGCCATTACTTTTCTTCCAAATATATAGTTCCCTTGGAAAagattgtggaggaataaggtgCCCCCAAAGCTCTTTGCTTCACTTGGACAACAACCTTGGGTAAGATTTTGACAATTGATAATCTACAAAAGCGCCAGGtaattattttagattaatgTTATATGTGCAAGAATGTTGGTGAAACAGTTGATCATCTCTTGCTACATTGTCAAACAGCTAGAGTTGTGTGGAGGGAAGTGTTAAGCTAGGTGATGCTGGCTACGGTGGTGGAGTTATTGGCTAGTTGGACAATTCCGGATGGTGCTCCACAAATCAAAACTGAGTGGAAGATGTTCTCTATATTCATTATGTGGTATATatggcatgaacataatgagaGGACAATTAAAGACATGGAGTGGTCAATAGAAGAGCATAGATCTTTATTTTTCCGTACCTTATTTCTTTGAGCTATAgttatagattttaatggcctaaatttacataatttttttgttttcactattatgacctagataggtcttatcctctgtataccatcttgtatgcttgggttatgcctatccTTATTAACCGtctacttatataaaaaaaagggtttGTAAATCAACGCCCTAAATTCTAATGCTGACACAAGGTTCTGCTTAGTaagtgggatgaaaattttgagtttaagatgaaatattaaaatattatattttaatattattattgttttggtatttgaaaaagttaagaaaaagttgaattatttattatattttgtatgaagatttaagaaaattgtaatgatgagatgaaaattttgagtttgagaggaAAATTTTTTGTTACCAAACCATAccttagattttatttattatatagtgaAACCTTAGGAATGTTTTGCTACACTGTTGGACTTGCCGTGGTTTAATGAAATGTGGCTAATCTTTTTCAACATTCTGTTGAAGTAGTAAATCGACATGTTGACACAATAATGCGAGCATTACGTTGCCTATCACCCCAAATGATTAAACAAACTTAGATGATTGGGATGATGCCTTATATCCAAGGAAATCTCGAATATTATCCATGgtttaagatattattattattttattttttacttttttaacatTTGCCACTTTCGTAGGTTAATCCATGTAGGAAGTGCACTTTACAAATGTTGTTTCCTGTAATCAATACATGATTTTTGAAGTTTATGCAAATTTAAATCTACAAAATTGTTATGGTGCAATGAATGTGGTCATGATAGATGTAGCTATACCGGTTTTAGTAACTAACGCGTATCTAAATCAATTTCACTGGATTgtccaaaatttcttttatgtctgTGATTACGATATAAAATTCACATTCGCATAAGCCGGGTGGGAGGGTACAGCCCATGAAGCTCGCATTTTAATTGAAGCATTAAGGCTTCCTGGGAACAATTTTTCATGGCATTAAAACGATAAGTTGTAcacattatttaatttttatcttccaAGTTTGCTGTAATTTCTATATTCCATAGTTATAAAAGATTAATATTCtactaaaatttcaagttattattatttagtagATTTTGTATTTCTCTGTATCGAGGAATTTATGCTGTTGTATCCAAGGGTGATGTATCATATATCATAATGTTATGACAATCATACTTTCAAAGGatataaaaatctatttaattatcgACATTCATTCCTTCAGAATGTCATTGAATGAACTTTCGGTGTGTTGAAGAGAGGcttctaaaatttaaatttaatgccCCCATACTTTCCAACTTGGCAATGATATCTCGTTATTGCATGTTGTATGATATATAACTTTGTCCACAAGGTTACACTTGATGATGACGTATTTGCCCAGTATAGCAATCTCGATGATTATCTAGATATGAATGTGGATCATAACACCAGTAAATAATCTCATGTTTCTGACATGTCAACTACCCAGGCACAGGCCATGGCCACAACAAGGAATGCTATTGCACTACCTATGTGGGTGCATAGGACTGGACAATGAGAAAACATCTAATTTTCAACGTGatataacaatgtttttgtTCATGTCAGCATTGTTAAATAGATTGTAATTGGGAGGGTATGGCTTGAGGCGCCCCTACCCCTCACTTAGCAGAGTGCAGGATAGTCCCAAAACTAGCCGACACAACTTCAAAAGAGACCATCTCCTCCGAGAAAACAAAGACTTTGAACCTCCCCAAGTCAACCTAGCAAGACAAGTTAGTGATTTTCAATGAAAATCTATGTCTTGGTTCCAATTTTGCAACACACACAAAAGAGCGACCCCTCTCGCCGAGCATTAGGGTCAACCGGGTGGACCTGGTCATACATTCCGCACAACCTCTGCCAAAGTATATGGGCGAGCTTAGGATTATGTGTTGCTTGACCCTTCTCGCCTAGCTCGAGTGTCAACGGGGTATGCCTGATCATACATAATGCGCGACGTCTACCAAAGTATATGGGTTAGCTCAAGCTTACGTGCCACTCGATCCTTCTCGCTGAGCGCAAGGGTCAACGAGGCAAGTTAGGATTACACACCTCTTGACCTCCACCAAAGTTTTTGGAGTAAGGCCGGTTATACATACCGTGATACCGCTTGATCCCTTTCACAGAGTGCGAGGGTCAATGAGGCGAGCTAGACTTATGCACCTCTTGACCTCTACCAAACTTTTTGGGCTAGGTCAGTTATACATACCGCTTGATCCCTCTCGTTGAGCACGAGGGTTAATGGGGTAGACCTCCATATAACGTCCACGATCTCTtaaacaaaagagagagaaagagagaagaggagaaaaagaaggaaaagaagaaacaatAGTGGCAAACAAGATCATTCATGGGAAGCCCTAGAGTCCCTCCACTACCAGAAAACTCCCCAATTTGAGCTCGGTGGGGTCTACCTCGGCCTCTTCAGGGCTACCTTCCCCTAATTTGGCACTAGCTTTGTTCTCAGAAGGATGTCAGGAGGATTGTCGTCCTTAGGCAACAACGCATTCGGAATCATCTCTTGCCCGATCTCACTGGCATGATTAAGAGCGGCCAAATCAAGCTTGAGATTTTTGAATTCAACAGCTCGTAAGTGTGTCTCCAACGCCTCGGAACTTTCTTGAGGGTTTAGGATGACTTAGTTGCTCATCCTCTCAAGGCCTTCATGGTACTGGTACTCATGAGCCTAAGCATTGTTTTGAACAAAGAAAGCCCTCTCTAATTGTTCGCTCGAGTGAGTGGCGACCTTTTGCACCTGCGCCAAGTCATTCTGTGGGTCCCTGATAACCACATCCGAGGCAGCTATCCTCTTCTGGGCCACTTCCAACTCGGCTAGTATCTCGTCCTCATGGATCCTGGCCGCGGACAACAAGGCCCCTCGGTCCTCCACAAGGACCGACAAAGTTGAGTGCTCCTCCTCCAGCATCTTGAATTGCTGGGCGTCGAAATCCCTAAGGCCCCTCAGCCTTTCATTCTCTGCTTGGAGTGAGTTCTACGACTCCTAGAGCATGCGCAGTGACTCTTGAGCCTTCACGACCCATTCTCTAGCCATTGCTAGCTCTGTCTCCAAGTAGCTTCTCTCCTAACACTCTCCACTGGCATAATGAAGAGTCGTCATCACCATGGACTAAAACTTTAGCTTCTCCCTCTCGATCGCCTCTCGGCCGCTCACGATATGTTTAGCCAACCACTCGATGCCCTATGAATTCTGAAAGTAAGAAGAAAAACAAGCAAggatgaaaaagataaaaagaaagcaTGGCTAAGGGAAAAGCATAGAGCGAGAAAAGACCTTTGAGAGAGGCTTCCGCAGCGGTCTAGATGCCCGCTCTAAGGCCTCCATTTGCCAAGCTCTACCCTCAAGCCAAGGAGTAACTGGAATAGCCTCGTCCAAATATTCCAAAAGGTGAGGATCCGCCTCACCTCCCCTAGATTTTCTTGGGACCACCTCGCTCGTCTTATGGCTAGAAGAAGTGGGGGTGCCCTCAGACATCAACATAGGGGCAGACGCAAAAGATGGAAACCCCTCCTCACCACCAAGGCCATGCCTGTTTCCCTCCTTGGAATCCCTAGTGACCACAGTGGCCTTCTCAAGACTCGGTGGCAAAGGGACAATAGGCTTAACCGCCGTGGCATTCCCAAAACTCGATGGGGTAGGGACAACCAGCTTAGCTGCCAACTGATCATCTTCGGTAGCACCAATAGTTGTGTCCACCGATGACCCAACAGCTGCAACAACAGGCAAAGCATCGGCCGTAGTGACTCTTTCTCGATGAGATCTTCGGGCAGAAGTGCCCTCTTTGACGGACTCCAGGTCCACCACAAGATGATCCGAGACTACCTTGGACGCATATTCCCTAGCCAAAGATCGAGCAGTAGACATCGATGAAGGAGTCATCTCTGCATTCAACTCCGAAGGCGATTCCATCACCCGAGTTTGATGGGGGCCCTATCTAGAAGAGCACTCCAAAAGTGCATGTGAACCAAGTATCTCCTCTGGGACGCGTCCAGCAAATTAGTAAGAGCGCTTGGGCCCCTCGGGTGAGGGATCTTGGCAGGCTCCGCCATTTGAGCCATGGGAGAGTGGTGTGGCAGATGTACCCAGATTCGCAGACTCTCCCTCCCCAAGGCGTCGGGTCGGCCTCGCAGAAGATGAAGAAGGAGCGAGGCGTTGCATAGGCACCATGACATTAGGGCAATCAGTGCCAACGGTCTTTGGGAATGCAAGGTCGTCCCCTCTTGGTTCAGAGCGGACTTTCTTCCCCTTGCCTTTAAAGGAAAAGTCCGGAACCCGTTTCCTTGACGAGTCGAAAGATAGGCAAATGAAAATGCCTCAGGTTGAAGGAACAACATGGCCCACCGGATGAAGAAAGGAGGCAAGGTTATCCTTTACAAGGAGAACCTCCGAATGGACAAGAAGAGAATGTTGAGTTGCCAAATCCTAAACGATCGTAATACGAAACGATCGCAATACGACACAACTCATCTAGTGTAGCGATTGGATGCACAGCCTAACGGGAAACTTAGCACGAcctatttgaaattgttggtaAACCTGACTCTGATACTAGTATTAGGTGGTCTTGGACTTTTCTCAACCTCAAAAGCTAGTTCAAGATGTGAGAGTTTCCCTTACACTTGGAAACTGACCATCAGCTCCTTCCACAACCGATGTGGGATAATcgcaatatacatatatatatatactaggttaGGAGCACGTTCAAAGCATGCATGTCTAGTTGTGTTAAACaagttttttccaaaaataatatggttttttaaaatgattaatgaataatttaatgaatAGAGACAAAAAAGTAAACTCTAGCAAATAATTTTGGATAATTATAGGTTggtgaaaataataattacatatttggatatattagaaaataaaaaaaaaattagtttaaaattaaagtcaagatacattagaataaaatagacaaataaaaataacatcattgcCTCTACAATAAATACTCTCATCATATTAAAAGAATGCATAACCAAGATTTTAACATCCAAGcataaagtaattaaataaatatacaaagtaATTACAATCTGTTCATAAAGTAGAAAGTGCaatagtttaaaattaaaatagaccATAAATTGATGCAAGTTTAGCAAATAAGCAACCATTAAAACGAACGCAGTTAATTCACTAAATGGCTTTCAATGATAAACCAGTTAATTCAAATCCAATTGCACTAAAAAAATTCACCAACAAAGTCCAcgaaaatactatttttaacaCAATTTGTTAAAACAACGGAAACTCATTTAGTAAGATATATTTAAATCGAATTTAAAGCATTTAGAACAAAATTACAATCTTATTATATTGAATTTAGTCGTAAAGAAAATATCACttagtaatataatttaaaaaacctcaaatataatataatatatatatatttatatatatttgtataaattctGACACTTAAAGTAAGTTCAATATATAGCTCAACGTAAAAACAATGCAAGTCCAAATCATATTCGGTCATGACTTACAGCTAATGcataaataacatatataaaaaaaatccataaaaaaaaaacatatataacaaaaaaaaagtcTCAAAATTTGTTTACGAAAAAAAAGGACTATAAATACGCCTTGGTGGTATAAAAAtagcatttatttttatttatttggtcaAAAGGTAAGTCTGTAGGTATTTTCTGAAAggctaaaaaaaatctattaaaaaaatgcaagcTAACCTATGCAGGCAACCGACCTTCAATCAAGAATAGCAAGAGGCTATGCGGCATAGACTAACCTAGAAGAAAGGGAAGCATGCGATGGAGCCCAGGTGGTTGAAAACTGAAACCTTGGGGAGGAGTTTTGCTTGCTCTGTTTTGATGCAGGGAAAACAATGGCTTAGGTGGTTTACAGAGGTCTGCGCGGTGTGGTGGTGCAAGGAGGTTTGGGGTGGTTGGCTGTTGTGAAGGCGCAAAGAAGCTCATGTCAAGACGGACGTACTTGGTTGGTCTTCCATGATGAAGAGGGTGTGCAAGTTTCCAACGGCAGCAGCTCGATGCTGCAGCTTCGTCGTGGGGGAAGTGACTCGACGGAGTTGGGCTGGCCGATGGTGGTTAGGTGGCGATGGACAACCCAGTAACTTTATGGCCTTTTCCTCAACTCGTTATACCCTGTTTTCCCACTCCCGAAACAGAGCAAACCATAAACTCAAACCTGTTGGAGATCAGCCTTTGTTGATTTCAAATCTATTGCCCGCCGTTCTTAGCCGAGCTTGGAGGTACCATAAACTCAACCTCTGTCGCGCCGTACCattgcttcttcttcctccattgGGTAATTTTCGGCCACCTAaagcatttctctctctctctctctctctctctctctctctctctctctctctctctctgtgttcttCAGCCACTTGCCACTATCACTCATCTCCATCGCATGCCTGGCACGGTCTCACGAtgagttctctctctccccgtgctTTCTTTCCTCccataatctctctctctctctcattagttgatctctctctcattactctctctctctcagtatTCAGCCGCCACCTTGCCGACATAATCTTCTTCACCTCCCAGTTTTTCACGCCGCTCCTTCACTCTCGTTGAGTATGGATGACTCCGTTGCATGGTTGGGCTTAGTAATGGGTGCACTGGAAGGGTAAGTAACGGACTTAATTACAAGTAACGGAATACAAACGGGAAAACAAGAAAACTAACgggaaaacaacaaaaattactCCAGCAATTAGATAACTACTTATTATAATAGGATAAATATCTTACTCTACATTAATGAAGCAAAGTTTGTAAATCAATGTGCTGAATTCTAATACTAAcaattagattttatttattaatgcaTAGTGAATTCAAGCAAACTTAGTTACATATACTATTTTCTTCTACAGAACAAAATTAATCCCCGGCATACAAATCTACGCATTCCAAGTGCAGACATCAGGtcccaaaaatagagaaaatataaatttgtcaaTGGTGAAGGCGATAACGAGGAATGGCAAGTAGATGCTTGGCTCTTGGAACAGTAAGACCAAACACCTCAGTCATATCCAACTCAGTTGGCTGTATGTTGTTTGCAAGAACCCAATCAAAGCAACGCATAAGTTGTGCTATCACAAGCCGGACCACAGTCAGACCCATTTGCATCCCTGGGCAGCCTCTTCTGCCGGCACCAAATGGGATTAGTTGGAAGTCACGTCCCCTAAGATCAATATTACTCTCAACAAACCTCTCCGGGAAGAACTTCTCCGCTTCACTCCAAACACTTGGGTCTCTACCAATTGCCCATACGTTTATCATGATTCTAGACTTTCCGGGTATGTGGAAACCATTAACTGTGCAATCTTCTCCGGCCTCATGAGGAAGCAGAAGTGGTGCTACTGGATGTAGCCTTAAGGTTTCCTTTACAACCATGTCCAAGTACTCCAACCTATCCAAGTCTGCTTCCTCTACCATCCTCTTCAAGCCCACCACATTTTCCATCTCCTTCTGAAGTTTCTTCATATGCCTCATTAATTCTGAGAGTGCCCACTCTATTGCCGTTGCCGAAGTGTCCATCGAGGCTGCGAGCATGTCCTGCAACCAAAATTTTGATCTGGGAAATTAGTGGCATATCTGAATCCAATTGTAGAGTTACACATAATTCTGTTCTTTACGCATACAGAAAGTATTGAACTACGTTAAGTATTACACAACTACCTAAGAAACTATCAgtttttataaaacttttttgACTTTTTACTTATACTTTGATTCCTTGCTAAATCAATACATGAATGCAAGCGTTATGAAAACTTACCAAAATTATGGCTTTGATGTTGGACCTTTCAATAGTGTACCCAGATTCTTTTGATCCCATGATCCTCAGCAAGACATCAACAAAGTCGTCGTTGGTCTTATTTTCATCCTTGGACTGGATATGCTCATCAATGAtcttctcaaaaaaattatctaagatCCTACTAACACCCTTCATGCGTCGTGTCAGCCCCTGAAGGTCAAAGGGACGGATACAAGGAATGTAATCGCCTAGGTTAGGAACTGCTCCTAGATACATTACCTCGTGGATTACAGCCTTGAATCCCTTCTCATCAAGATCTTTGTCCTCGTACTTCTTCCCAAACACCATACGGCATGACATATCCGCATTCAGAGATGTAACCTTGGCACTCAGATCTACAGCAACACAATTGCTGGCGGCCTCTTGAGTAAACTTCACCAGTAGGCCAATCTCTTCATTTCTCATGGATTTGAAGGAATCGATTTTAACGTTGCTAAGCAATTCGAGTGTGCACATCTTGCGTATGTTGCGCCAATAAGAGCCGTACTGAGCAAAGACCATGCTCGTTTGCTCATAAGAGACGTACTTTGCAAACTCCATAGGTGGTCTACTAGCAAACACAAGGTCGTGTGCTTTAAGGAACAGCTCGGCAGCTTGAGGCGAGGAGACAACAATAGCAGGCACGAAACCTAAGCGCAAGTGCATGATGGGGCCATATTTCTGGGCTAGTCGCTGTAGATCTCGATGAGGGAATTCTCCCAAACTATGAAGGCTCCCAAAGATGGGGAACCCTCTTGGGCCAGGTGGTAATTTCCTATTCTTGTTCCAGC
This is a stretch of genomic DNA from Carya illinoinensis cultivar Pawnee chromosome 3, C.illinoinensisPawnee_v1, whole genome shotgun sequence. It encodes these proteins:
- the LOC122303546 gene encoding cytochrome P450 71AU50-like — encoded protein: MNLSGVFDSYIYIYIYQERTETLVAAAPASPETRSFTASESNMATVSWTWSILALLVLAHLLRQWALKSWNKNRKLPPGPRGFPIFGSLHSLGEFPHRDLQRLAQKYGPIMHLRLGFVPAIVVSSPQAAELFLKAHDLVFASRPPMEFAKYVSYEQTSMVFAQYGSYWRNIRKMCTLELLSNVKIDSFKSMRNEEIGLLVKFTQEAASNCVAVDLSAKVTSLNADMSCRMVFGKKYEDKDLDEKGFKAVIHEVMYLGAVPNLGDYIPCIRPFDLQGLTRRMKGVSRILDNFFEKIIDEHIQSKDENKTNDDFVDVLLRIMGSKESGYTIERSNIKAIILDMLAASMDTSATAIEWALSELMRHMKKLQKEMENVVGLKRMVEEADLDRLEYLDMVVKETLRLHPVAPLLLPHEAGEDCTVNGFHIPGKSRIMINVWAIGRDPSVWSEAEKFFPERFVESNIDLRGRDFQLIPFGAGRRGCPGMQMGLTVVRLVIAQLMRCFDWVLANNIQPTELDMTEVFGLTVPRAKHLLAIPRYRLHH